A genome region from Neptunomonas japonica JAMM 1380 includes the following:
- the pdhR gene encoding pyruvate dehydrogenase complex transcriptional repressor PdhR, producing the protein MAYQKVRQPKISDVIVDRMEEMILEGTLKPGQKLLPERELSTQFEVSRPSLREAIQKLTAKGLLVSRQGGGTYVSEDLGGSFMDPLLELFKSHPEAQYDLLEFRHALEGVTAYYAALRSTPADKKAIKTSYDALQVHHANKDFVKEVAADVDFHLTIAASTHNMVLLHMMRALFSLLRQHIGDNLQNVYPKPGYRQKIHDQHFKLMEAIFSGEPDLAQKAAHDHLAYVEESLLEQGKENTRVERALRRSTHI; encoded by the coding sequence ATGGCGTATCAAAAGGTCAGACAGCCGAAAATATCAGATGTCATCGTTGATAGAATGGAAGAGATGATATTGGAAGGAACCTTAAAGCCTGGACAAAAGCTGTTGCCAGAAAGGGAGTTATCGACTCAATTTGAAGTATCTAGGCCCTCGTTGCGTGAAGCAATACAGAAGCTTACGGCTAAAGGCTTATTGGTTAGTCGCCAAGGAGGGGGTACATATGTTTCAGAGGATTTAGGTGGTTCCTTTATGGATCCGCTATTAGAACTCTTTAAAAGCCACCCGGAAGCGCAATATGATTTGCTTGAGTTTAGGCATGCACTAGAAGGGGTGACTGCATATTACGCAGCATTGCGTAGTACGCCAGCTGATAAAAAAGCAATAAAAACCAGCTACGACGCACTACAAGTGCACCACGCAAATAAAGATTTTGTAAAAGAAGTGGCAGCAGATGTTGATTTTCATCTTACCATCGCCGCCTCCACGCACAATATGGTGCTTCTTCATATGATGCGTGCTTTGTTTAGCTTACTACGACAGCATATTGGAGATAACTTACAAAATGTCTATCCCAAGCCTGGCTACCGACAAAAAATACATGATCAACACTTTAAGCTGATGGAGGCTATTTTCTCGGGTGAGCCTGATCTAGCACAAAAAGCAGCGCATGATCACTTGGCTTATGTAGAGGAGTCTTTATTAGAGCAGGGTAAAGAAAACACCCGAGTAGAAAGGGCTTTGCGTCGCTCTACTCATATCTGA
- the aceE gene encoding pyruvate dehydrogenase (acetyl-transferring), homodimeric type gives MQDKYIDDIDPIETTEWLEALESVANNDGDDRARFLLAQLGRKASDMGVDSLGSVTTPYRNTISSKDEIRMPGDLFMERRIRSFIRWNAMAMVMRANDNKDGLGGHISSFSSSATLYDIGFNYFFRGNEGGQDSDMVFFQGHISPGIYARAYLEGRLTEDQLDNFRREVDGHGLSSYPHPWLMPDFWQFPTVSMGLGPIQAIYQAHVMRYLSARSLINRGDRKVWAFLGDGECDEPESLGAIALAGREQLENLVFVINCNLQRLDGPVRGNGKIVQELEGVFRGAGWNVIKCLWGRHWDPLFEKDEHGLLQKRMDEVCDGELQNFKANGGAYTREHFFGKYPELLEMVKDMSDDEIMNLNRGGHDPYKVYAAYQQAMNSTGRPTVILAQTVKGYGTGKSGEAKNDTHSMKKVAIDDLKDFRDRFSIPLNDEQLKEVPYYRPSAESPEMKYMLERRKKLGGFYPVRRNEVQQLETPALEAFSNNLKGSGERELSTQMSLNRVLNTLVKDKNIGERIVPIIPDEARTFGMEGMFRQLGIYTSEGQRYVPHDSDQIMFYKESKTGQILEEGINEAGATSAWIACATSYANNNCPMIPFYIFYSMFGFQRVMDLIWAAGDMQARGFLIGATAGRTTLNGEGLQHQDGHSHLMAQMIPNCVSYDPTYGYELTVIVQDGIRRMYHEGENRFYYITTMNENYSHPEMPTGAEEGIIKGMYMLKEGKDAELKVQLMGCGTILREVEEAGVILREEYGIESDVWSTTSINELRRDAQGVERYNLLHPEAEPQVAYVTECLKDRQGPVIAATDYIRLYADQLREYIPARYKVLGTDGYGRSDTRAKLREFFEVNRYYVVVAALRALQEDGKVEASVVAKAMQKFNLNPEKPAPWTV, from the coding sequence GTGCAAGACAAATATATTGATGACATCGATCCAATTGAAACAACTGAATGGTTAGAAGCACTTGAGTCCGTCGCAAATAATGATGGCGATGACCGTGCTCGATTTTTATTAGCACAGCTAGGGCGTAAAGCGTCTGACATGGGTGTTGATAGCTTAGGTTCTGTTACTACCCCTTACCGCAATACTATTTCCTCCAAAGATGAAATCCGCATGCCGGGTGATCTGTTTATGGAGCGTCGCATCCGTTCATTCATTCGTTGGAATGCAATGGCAATGGTTATGCGAGCGAACGACAATAAAGATGGCCTTGGTGGTCATATTTCTAGTTTCTCTTCTTCTGCAACATTATATGACATTGGCTTCAACTACTTCTTCCGTGGTAATGAAGGCGGGCAAGATTCAGATATGGTGTTTTTCCAAGGCCATATCTCTCCAGGTATTTATGCGCGTGCTTACCTTGAAGGCCGATTAACAGAAGATCAGCTAGATAACTTTCGTCGTGAAGTAGATGGTCACGGTCTTTCTTCATACCCGCACCCGTGGTTGATGCCTGATTTCTGGCAGTTCCCAACGGTATCTATGGGTCTTGGTCCGATCCAGGCAATCTACCAAGCGCACGTGATGCGTTACTTGTCTGCACGTAGCCTAATTAACCGTGGCGATCGTAAAGTATGGGCATTTTTGGGTGATGGTGAGTGTGATGAGCCAGAGTCTTTGGGTGCTATTGCATTGGCAGGTCGTGAGCAGCTAGAAAACCTCGTATTTGTAATCAACTGTAACCTACAGCGTCTTGATGGCCCTGTTCGTGGTAACGGTAAAATTGTCCAAGAGCTCGAAGGTGTATTCCGCGGTGCTGGTTGGAATGTTATTAAGTGCTTGTGGGGCCGTCATTGGGATCCACTATTTGAAAAAGATGAGCACGGTTTATTGCAAAAACGTATGGATGAGGTTTGCGATGGTGAATTGCAAAACTTTAAAGCCAACGGCGGCGCATACACGCGTGAGCATTTCTTCGGAAAATATCCTGAGCTACTAGAAATGGTTAAGGATATGTCAGATGACGAGATCATGAACCTTAACCGTGGTGGTCATGACCCGTATAAAGTTTATGCCGCTTATCAGCAGGCAATGAACAGCACAGGGCGTCCTACAGTAATCCTAGCGCAAACGGTTAAGGGTTACGGTACAGGTAAGTCTGGCGAAGCGAAAAACGATACTCACTCAATGAAAAAAGTAGCGATCGACGATCTTAAAGATTTCCGTGATCGTTTCTCTATTCCATTGAATGATGAGCAGTTGAAAGAGGTTCCTTACTACCGCCCTTCAGCTGAATCACCAGAAATGAAGTACATGTTAGAGCGCCGTAAAAAATTGGGTGGTTTCTACCCAGTACGCCGCAACGAAGTACAACAGCTTGAAACACCAGCACTAGAAGCTTTCTCTAACAACCTAAAAGGTAGTGGAGAGCGTGAGCTTTCAACGCAGATGTCTTTGAACCGTGTATTGAATACATTGGTTAAAGATAAAAATATCGGAGAGCGTATTGTTCCGATTATTCCGGATGAAGCGCGTACTTTCGGTATGGAAGGTATGTTCCGTCAGCTAGGTATTTATACCTCGGAAGGTCAGCGTTATGTGCCACATGATAGCGACCAGATCATGTTCTACAAAGAATCTAAAACAGGCCAGATTCTTGAAGAAGGTATTAACGAAGCCGGTGCAACGTCTGCTTGGATTGCATGTGCAACATCTTATGCAAACAACAACTGCCCGATGATTCCGTTCTACATCTTCTACTCAATGTTTGGTTTCCAGCGTGTAATGGACTTGATCTGGGCTGCTGGCGATATGCAGGCGCGCGGGTTCTTGATCGGTGCTACCGCAGGTCGAACAACGTTGAACGGTGAAGGCTTGCAGCATCAAGATGGCCACAGTCACTTGATGGCGCAGATGATTCCTAACTGCGTATCTTATGACCCTACTTATGGTTACGAGCTAACCGTTATTGTTCAAGACGGTATTCGTCGTATGTATCACGAAGGCGAGAATCGCTTCTACTACATCACGACCATGAACGAAAACTACTCGCACCCAGAGATGCCTACTGGCGCTGAAGAAGGCATCATTAAAGGTATGTACATGCTCAAAGAAGGTAAAGATGCTGAGCTAAAAGTTCAGTTGATGGGCTGCGGTACTATCTTGCGTGAAGTTGAAGAAGCCGGTGTGATCTTGCGTGAAGAGTACGGTATTGAGTCTGATGTATGGAGCACAACGTCTATCAACGAATTGCGTCGTGATGCGCAAGGTGTTGAGCGATACAACCTACTGCATCCAGAAGCAGAGCCGCAAGTGGCTTATGTAACTGAGTGCTTGAAAGATCGTCAGGGTCCGGTGATTGCTGCTACAGATTACATTCGTTTGTATGCTGATCAACTACGTGAATACATTCCAGCACGTTATAAAGTGTTGGGTACCGATGGTTACGGTCGTTCTGATACGCGTGCAAAACTACGTGAATTCTTCGAAGTTAACCGTTATTACGTAGTCGTTGCAGCGCTAAGAGCACTGCAAGAAGATGGCAAGGTAGAAGCTTCAGTCGTCGCTAAAGCCATGCAGAAATTCAATCTCAACCCAGAAAAACCAGCGCCGTGGACTGTGTAA
- a CDS encoding TRAP transporter small permease subunit, which translates to MTENDTLPSVPLADKIDRFIQRIGMSVAWCYVLLVLVIILQVVLRKGFSNGLIVLEELQWHLYAVGVMFGLSYAQTTNSHIRVDLFYSHFRARTKHIIEILGILILVLPFIFIIFAHSLDFFYDSYRIGESSQSPSGLPYRWVIKGVIPVSFALLGLAVLSRLYRDIVLLIRGE; encoded by the coding sequence GTGACTGAGAACGATACTCTCCCCTCAGTGCCTTTAGCCGATAAGATCGATCGCTTTATCCAGCGTATCGGTATGTCAGTTGCTTGGTGCTACGTCCTGCTGGTTCTTGTAATCATTTTGCAGGTCGTACTTCGAAAAGGATTTTCAAACGGTTTAATCGTATTAGAAGAGCTTCAATGGCACCTTTATGCTGTTGGCGTTATGTTTGGCCTTTCTTATGCGCAAACCACTAATTCACATATTCGTGTAGATCTATTTTATTCTCACTTTCGAGCACGCACGAAACACATCATCGAAATTCTGGGCATCTTGATCTTGGTCTTACCTTTCATTTTTATTATTTTTGCGCATAGTCTCGATTTCTTTTACGACTCTTATCGTATCGGCGAAAGCTCTCAATCCCCATCTGGCTTACCTTATCGCTGGGTTATAAAAGGGGTTATTCCTGTTAGCTTTGCTTTACTCGGCCTAGCCGTTCTATCACGCCTATATCGTGATATTGTTTTACTAATACGTGGAGAGTGA
- a CDS encoding TRAP transporter substrate-binding protein, producing MKKFTKSVISAAVLAGVAATAIMPAQAADKMLLKTPIAFGSHLPALGTPIVWVADQLKLVTDGKMKMKIYEPGKLVSPPEILDAVSSGKVNSGYATAGYWQGKMPAAAIFSAVPFGPEAGEYMAWMYYGNGLKLYQEMYDTSGFNVKVIPCAIISPETSGWFNKEINTPDDLKGLNMRFFGLGASVMEKMGVSTSQLPGGEIFGALEKGAIDASEFSQPAIDQRLGFHKIMKYNYFPGWHQQATIFELLVNKDAWGKMSAGQQATVENTCKASMTNAIAEGEAMQFPVMAKAKENGVEIRYWNDTMLAAFEEKWGEVVDEKSAADPFFKKVWDDLDTFRTGYNLWESNAFLPRSR from the coding sequence ATGAAAAAGTTTACCAAGTCTGTGATCTCTGCTGCTGTTTTGGCAGGTGTTGCCGCTACTGCTATTATGCCTGCTCAAGCAGCTGATAAAATGTTACTGAAAACCCCGATTGCTTTTGGCTCACACCTGCCTGCACTCGGTACTCCTATTGTTTGGGTTGCTGACCAGCTAAAACTGGTTACTGATGGCAAAATGAAGATGAAAATCTATGAGCCAGGTAAACTCGTTAGCCCTCCAGAAATTCTTGATGCTGTATCTTCAGGTAAAGTGAACTCAGGTTACGCTACAGCAGGTTACTGGCAGGGTAAAATGCCAGCCGCTGCTATCTTCTCTGCAGTACCTTTTGGCCCTGAAGCGGGCGAATATATGGCTTGGATGTACTACGGTAACGGCCTGAAACTTTATCAAGAAATGTACGACACTAGCGGCTTCAACGTTAAAGTTATTCCTTGTGCGATTATTTCTCCAGAAACATCAGGCTGGTTCAACAAAGAAATCAACACGCCAGACGACCTTAAAGGTCTGAATATGCGCTTCTTCGGCCTTGGCGCTTCGGTCATGGAAAAGATGGGTGTTTCTACATCACAGCTACCTGGCGGTGAAATCTTTGGTGCTCTTGAGAAAGGTGCAATCGATGCATCTGAGTTCTCTCAGCCAGCTATCGATCAGCGTCTTGGCTTCCATAAAATCATGAAGTACAACTACTTCCCTGGCTGGCATCAACAAGCCACTATCTTTGAATTGCTAGTAAACAAAGATGCGTGGGGCAAAATGTCTGCAGGGCAACAAGCAACGGTTGAAAACACTTGTAAAGCGTCTATGACGAATGCGATTGCTGAAGGTGAAGCAATGCAGTTCCCTGTTATGGCTAAAGCGAAAGAGAACGGTGTTGAAATCCGCTACTGGAATGACACTATGCTTGCTGCCTTTGAAGAAAAATGGGGCGAAGTTGTTGATGAAAAATCTGCAGCTGACCCGTTCTTCAAAAAAGTATGGGATGATCTAGACACATTCCGTACAGGTTATAACTTGTGGGAATCAAACGCATTCCTACCACGTAGCCGTTAA
- a CDS encoding TRAP transporter large permease produces MDANEIMVIAMFLSFIALLFTGIPVAWVLGGVGIIFAFIGQFADANLDTMTGLDYTTLGLVVNRLWKIMDNWILVALPMFIFMGIMLDKSGVAEKLMHSMQELFGRVRGGLAVTVTAIGIILAASTGIIGASVVLLAVMSLPSMTKQGYSMPLALGTIASAGTLGILIPPSIMLVIMADQLGLSVGDLFMGAVFPGLMLGGMYITYILIYSYVKPNAAPVPEDAKAVTWPVVANVLKAVLPTLLLIFVVLGSIFGGFATPTEASGVGAMGATLLAIYNRRFSIPVLREVMGGTLNTTAYIFAIFIGATCFALVLRELGGDELIESFLTGLPFGPYGIIFFILGVIFLLGFFLDWIEITLIILPLLAPVISALGLDINGYGVVDNPELVWFVMLVAMALQTSFLTPPVGFALFYLKGVCPPNVKLKDIYKGVLPFIGLQLIALFILVFWPQLVLWLPAIAYAK; encoded by the coding sequence ATGGACGCCAATGAAATTATGGTCATTGCGATGTTCTTATCATTCATCGCACTTCTTTTTACCGGTATTCCTGTTGCTTGGGTTCTAGGCGGCGTCGGTATTATTTTTGCTTTTATCGGTCAGTTTGCCGATGCTAATTTAGACACCATGACCGGGCTTGATTACACCACGCTTGGCTTGGTCGTAAACCGTCTGTGGAAAATCATGGACAACTGGATTCTAGTCGCATTACCTATGTTTATTTTCATGGGTATTATGCTTGATAAATCTGGTGTCGCAGAAAAACTAATGCATTCAATGCAAGAACTGTTTGGTCGTGTTCGTGGCGGTTTAGCCGTTACTGTAACAGCCATCGGTATTATTTTGGCCGCATCAACAGGCATCATCGGTGCTTCGGTTGTATTACTCGCTGTTATGTCTTTACCATCGATGACCAAGCAGGGTTATTCAATGCCATTGGCATTAGGTACGATTGCTTCAGCTGGCACACTGGGTATTTTAATACCACCAAGCATCATGCTGGTTATCATGGCTGACCAACTCGGTTTATCCGTTGGTGATCTGTTCATGGGCGCTGTATTCCCAGGGTTAATGCTAGGGGGTATGTATATTACTTACATTCTGATTTACTCCTATGTAAAACCAAATGCTGCACCGGTTCCTGAAGATGCTAAAGCGGTGACTTGGCCTGTTGTCGCTAATGTGCTGAAAGCGGTTTTGCCTACGCTATTACTCATATTTGTGGTGTTGGGCTCTATCTTTGGTGGTTTTGCTACACCAACAGAAGCTTCTGGTGTGGGCGCAATGGGTGCAACCTTACTGGCGATCTATAACCGTCGCTTCAGCATTCCTGTACTAAGAGAAGTTATGGGTGGAACACTCAATACTACGGCATATATCTTTGCCATCTTTATTGGTGCGACCTGCTTTGCTTTGGTATTACGTGAACTCGGTGGTGATGAGCTTATTGAATCATTCCTAACCGGCCTTCCATTTGGCCCTTACGGCATTATCTTCTTTATTCTTGGCGTGATTTTCTTACTAGGTTTCTTCCTAGATTGGATAGAGATCACACTGATTATTCTGCCACTGTTAGCACCGGTCATATCGGCCCTAGGCTTAGATATTAACGGTTATGGCGTAGTAGATAATCCAGAACTGGTGTGGTTCGTCATGTTAGTCGCCATGGCATTACAGACATCCTTCCTAACACCGCCGGTCGGCTTTGCCCTTTTCTACTTAAAAGGCGTATGCCCTCCGAACGTCAAATTAAAAGATATTTACAAGGGTGTTTTGCCATTTATCGGCCTACAGCTAATTGCCTTGTTCATTCTGGTTTTCTGGCCACAACTTGTACTATGGCTGCCGGCAATCGCCTACGCTAAATAG
- a CDS encoding FAD-binding and (Fe-S)-binding domain-containing protein — protein sequence MKQTHQKFLAELQQFIPEERLITDPLRTLAYGTDASFYRLIPQIVVRTESEQEVARIVTLADKTQVPVTFRAAGTSLSGQAITDSVLIQLGDGWKGYHINNDATEISLQPGVIGGQANSYLAPFNKKIGPDPASINAAMIGGIAANNASGMCCGTAQNSYRTLKSMKLVLADGAQLDTGSPDSIKQFRQSHKPLLDALEALSLQTRANQALHERIHHKYRLKNTTGYALNSLVDYTDPIDILQHLMIGSEGTLGFMSEITYRTVDEHPNKASALIFFNTVRTTCDAVAILKKTPVSAVELMDRAGLRSVEDKPGMPDFIKDLPEDAAALLVETRSPDPDALAKQVEEIKASIANLETARPIEFTNKPEEYAKFWAIRKGLFPAVGAIRLTGTTVIIEDVAFPVEQLADAVNDLHQLFKKWHYDEALIFGHALEGNLHFVFTQAFDTQAEIERYDGLMADVAHMVVGTYDGSLKAEHGTGRNMAPFVELEWGKDAYQLMWELKELLDPKNILNPGVLLNKNSHVHLENLKPLPAADPLVDKCIECGFCEPTCPSRALTLTPRQRIVIWREIARLEAASDTPNADPERLAELRQEYKYQGTDTCAACGLCSTTCPVGINTGDLTRSIRSQNNEKHSKLAQWLADHYGTLAKASRFTFAAADVTHGLIGTKAMSAITGASRKLSGGRIQQWTPSMPTGAPKIKPKPAAQLSQTASNAPKVVYLPSCASRTMGPARGDADQTPLADKTEALLRKAGFEVIYPPDMDNLCCGMPFQSKGMFAAADSKSSEIEKVLLKITENGALPVYSDTSPCSLLLKDKIDSRIKLYDTVDFIDEFLMDRLLFTAGNEPVALHITCSATRMGQAEKLKRIMSACSTQVVIPDQITCCGFAGDKGFSTPELNASALRTLKGAVQSCDVGYSTSRTCEIGLSHHSGIDYKSIIYLVDRCTQSKLTDAPSTEENNRIQANKA from the coding sequence ATGAAACAGACACATCAAAAATTTCTGGCTGAACTACAGCAGTTTATTCCTGAAGAACGCTTAATTACTGACCCATTGCGTACATTAGCATACGGTACAGATGCGAGTTTTTATCGTTTAATTCCACAAATAGTTGTGAGAACAGAAAGCGAACAAGAAGTTGCACGCATCGTTACCCTCGCTGATAAAACTCAAGTCCCTGTCACGTTTAGAGCCGCCGGTACTAGTTTGTCCGGACAAGCCATTACTGACTCGGTTTTGATTCAACTAGGCGATGGCTGGAAAGGCTATCATATCAATAATGACGCCACAGAGATTAGCCTCCAGCCCGGCGTTATCGGAGGCCAGGCCAATAGCTACCTTGCCCCTTTCAATAAAAAAATCGGACCCGACCCAGCCTCTATTAATGCGGCAATGATTGGTGGTATTGCTGCCAATAATGCGAGCGGCATGTGCTGTGGTACAGCACAAAATAGCTATCGAACACTCAAAAGCATGAAGCTTGTACTGGCCGATGGTGCACAACTGGATACCGGCAGCCCTGATTCCATAAAACAGTTTAGACAATCTCATAAACCGTTATTAGATGCTCTAGAGGCACTCAGCCTGCAAACACGCGCCAACCAAGCGCTACATGAGCGTATTCATCATAAATACCGCTTAAAAAACACTACCGGCTATGCGCTCAATTCATTGGTAGACTACACCGACCCAATCGATATACTTCAACACCTCATGATTGGCTCTGAAGGTACGCTTGGTTTCATGTCCGAGATAACCTACCGAACCGTAGACGAGCACCCTAACAAAGCCTCTGCTCTAATCTTTTTTAATACAGTGCGCACGACCTGTGATGCCGTCGCCATTCTTAAGAAAACACCGGTGTCAGCCGTAGAGCTAATGGACCGTGCAGGTTTGCGCTCTGTCGAAGACAAGCCCGGCATGCCCGATTTCATCAAAGACTTACCTGAAGATGCAGCGGCGTTATTGGTTGAAACTCGCTCACCAGACCCTGATGCGCTGGCCAAGCAAGTTGAAGAGATAAAGGCATCAATTGCTAACCTAGAAACAGCGCGTCCTATCGAGTTCACTAACAAACCAGAAGAGTACGCAAAGTTCTGGGCTATTCGTAAAGGTTTGTTTCCAGCAGTAGGCGCTATTCGCCTTACTGGTACAACTGTCATCATTGAAGATGTTGCGTTCCCTGTTGAGCAGCTCGCCGATGCTGTGAATGACCTCCACCAGCTGTTCAAAAAGTGGCATTACGATGAAGCCCTTATTTTTGGTCATGCTCTGGAGGGTAATTTACACTTTGTATTCACTCAAGCTTTTGATACTCAAGCTGAAATAGAACGCTACGACGGCTTAATGGCTGATGTCGCTCATATGGTAGTGGGCACCTATGATGGCTCTCTTAAAGCAGAACATGGTACTGGCCGCAACATGGCTCCTTTCGTTGAGCTGGAGTGGGGAAAAGATGCCTACCAGCTAATGTGGGAACTAAAAGAGCTTTTAGATCCAAAAAATATTTTGAACCCAGGTGTATTACTCAATAAAAACAGCCATGTACATCTTGAAAACCTTAAACCTTTGCCCGCTGCCGATCCATTAGTAGATAAGTGCATTGAGTGTGGCTTTTGTGAGCCAACCTGCCCCTCTCGTGCATTGACGTTAACACCTCGACAACGCATCGTTATTTGGCGTGAGATTGCTCGCCTTGAAGCCGCCAGCGATACCCCTAATGCAGACCCCGAGCGACTTGCCGAATTACGCCAAGAGTATAAATACCAAGGAACCGATACCTGCGCAGCCTGTGGTTTATGCTCTACCACCTGCCCTGTCGGTATTAATACCGGCGACTTAACACGCTCTATCCGCAGCCAGAACAACGAGAAACACTCTAAATTGGCTCAATGGTTAGCTGATCATTACGGTACATTAGCAAAAGCCAGCCGGTTTACCTTCGCAGCAGCCGATGTAACCCATGGTTTAATAGGCACTAAGGCAATGTCGGCTATTACTGGCGCGTCTCGTAAGTTATCGGGCGGGCGCATCCAGCAATGGACACCGTCAATGCCAACCGGTGCACCTAAAATCAAACCAAAGCCAGCAGCACAGCTTAGCCAAACAGCTAGCAATGCACCAAAAGTTGTTTACCTACCTAGCTGCGCTAGCCGGACAATGGGACCCGCAAGAGGGGATGCTGACCAAACACCTTTAGCAGATAAAACTGAAGCACTGCTGCGCAAAGCAGGTTTTGAAGTCATCTATCCACCTGATATGGATAATCTATGCTGCGGTATGCCGTTCCAGTCCAAAGGAATGTTCGCCGCCGCTGATTCAAAATCGTCTGAAATTGAAAAAGTATTGCTTAAGATCACAGAAAACGGGGCGCTTCCTGTGTATTCTGACACCAGCCCTTGCAGCCTACTACTAAAGGATAAAATTGACTCTCGTATCAAACTCTACGATACCGTCGATTTCATTGATGAGTTCCTGATGGATCGCTTGCTGTTTACCGCTGGTAATGAGCCCGTTGCACTGCATATTACTTGTAGCGCAACCCGTATGGGACAAGCAGAAAAACTCAAACGCATCATGTCAGCATGCTCAACACAGGTTGTTATTCCTGATCAGATAACCTGCTGTGGTTTTGCTGGTGACAAAGGCTTCTCAACCCCTGAACTAAATGCATCAGCACTGCGTACGCTAAAAGGCGCTGTACAAAGTTGTGATGTTGGCTATTCGACCAGTCGCACCTGCGAAATTGGTTTAAGCCATCATAGTGGGATTGATTATAAATCTATTATTTACCTGGTGGATCGCTGTACTCAGTCTAAACTGACTGACGCACCATCGACTGAAGAAAACAATCGTATTCAGGCCAACAAGGCCTGA